A single window of Carassius auratus strain Wakin chromosome 9, ASM336829v1, whole genome shotgun sequence DNA harbors:
- the LOC113108432 gene encoding vang-like protein 1, with the protein MDTDSIHSGYSHHSNRSRGSNKQSERSSRDRHKSHSRDSSSRSDKNVTISASSAQPQQPDQSSAPTDAQDDNWGETTTAVTGTSDHSLSQEDLAGFGKDTEGPVEKLNCVRFLPLALTLVLGLMVLVTPLSFLVLPQLMWPERLQACGTACEGLFLSLAFKLLILLLAGWALLVRPARASLPRIAVFRALLGLLTLLLLLSYWLFFGVRILDSQDENYQGIVQFAVSLVDALLFIHYLAVVLLEIRHLQPCFSLCVVRSTDGETHHYNLGQLSIQRAALVILEHYYKDFSVHNPALLTAAKSRAAKHLAGLKVYNVDGAGSDTATAQSRAKIAAAARQRDTSHNELYYEEAEHDRRVRKRRARLVVAVEEAFTHVRRLQEEEKKKLPGDEMDPREAAQAIFPSMARALQKYLRTTRQQHCHSMDSIQAHLAFCITNNMTPKAFLESYLMAGPTLQYTRECRQTRQWTLVSEASVNSPLRHGSEFQLKSSDFSLVVTSKAIPHLKLGEEYVHPKSHKFVLQLQSETSV; encoded by the exons TGAACGTAGCAGCAGGGATCGGCACAAATCACACAGCCGAGACAGCAGCAGCCGCTCAGACAAAAATGTCACCATCAGTGCATCATCAGCTCAGCCACAGCAGCCGGATCAGAGCTCCGCCCCGACAGATGCCCAG GATGACAACTGGGGCGAAACCACCACAGCGGTCACTGGAACTTCAGACCACAGCTTGTCTCAAGAGGATTTGGCTGGCTTTGGAAAGGACACGGAAGGTCCAGTAGAGAAATTGAACTGTGTACGCTTCCTTCCTTTGGCCCTCACCCTTGTCCTGGGCCTGATGGTTCTGGTCACCCCCCTGTCCTTCCTGGTGCTGCCCCAGCTGATGTGGCCGGAGCGCCTGCAGGCTTGTGGCACTGCCTGTGAGGGCCTGTTTCTTTCACTAGCATTCAAGCTCCTCATTCTTTTGCTGGCTGGTTGGGCGCTGCTTGTGCGACCGGCGCGGGCATCCCTTCCCCGGATAGCAGTGTTCCGTGCCCTGCTGGGGTTGCTCACGCTCCTCCTGCTACTCTCCTATTGGCTGTTCTTTGGAGTGCGCATCCTGGACTCGCAG GATGAGAACTACCAAGGCATAGTGCAGTTTGCCGTATCATTGGTGGATGCTCTGCTGTTCATCCATTACCTGGCAGTGGTTCTGCTGGAGATCCGACATCTGCAGCCCTGCTTTTCTCTCTGTGTCGTGCGCTCCACCGATGGAGAGACTCACCACTATAACCTGGGACAGCTCAG caTTCAGCGGGCAGCCCTTGTAATTCTTGAACACTATTATAAGGATTTCTCTGTCCACAACCCTGCCCTTCTAACAGCTGCAAAGTCCAGGGCAGCTAAACATCTGGCTGGGCTAAAAGTCTATAATGTAGATG GTGCTGGTAGCGATACTGCAACAGCTCAATCTCGGGCTAAAATAGCAGCTGCCGCCCGACAGAGAGACACCAGCCACAATGAGCTGTACTACGAGGAAGCAGAGCATGATAGAAGAGTCCGAAAGCGCAGAGCACG GCTGGTGGTGGCAGTAGAGGAGGCGTTTACACACGTTAGACGGCTGCAGGAGGAGGAGAAAAAGAAGCTGCCAGGAGATGAGATGGATCCACGTGAGGCAGCGCAGGCCATCTTCCCCTCCATGGCTCGAGCACTGCAGAAATACCTGCGCACCACCCGTCAGCAGCACTGCCACAGCATGGACAGTATTCAAGCCCATCTGGCATTCTGCATTACAAACAACATGACTCCAAAG GCATTTCTGGAGAGCTATCTGATGGCTGGGCCCACACTGCAGTATACGAGAGAGTGCCGGCAGACCCGGCAGTGGACGCTGGTCAGCGAAGCATCGGTCAACAGTCCCCTCCGTCACGGCTCTGAATTCCAGCTCAAATCATCTGACTTCAGCTTAGTGGTCACCAGCAAAGCTATCCCTCACCTCAAACTCGGTGAGGAGTACGTCCACCCCAAATCTCACAAGTTTGTACTACAACTACAGTCCGAGACCTCCGTCTGA